From Arachis hypogaea cultivar Tifrunner chromosome 3, arahy.Tifrunner.gnm2.J5K5, whole genome shotgun sequence:
GCAGCAAATATACCTCGTAAATTTTGCTGAGTATTATATAATGCTTAAACTGGAAAGACTTCCGGAGGTCCTCTGTTGGCTGATAAAATGTGAAAGAAGACAATGTAAGTTCTAAGGAGAAAATTAGTCTCCAGTGGTTAGATGGAAACACATTTTAACACCCCCACCAATCTGATACTACTGAAATCTAACCTCATCTTCTGTGGCCCATGACACCTCATCAAAAAGGGCTTCATAAAGGTGTGGCAAGAGTTGCGGAGGAAGGTTCAACACACGCTGTGAAACCAAGAGACCTATGTCACGTGCTTGTTCCTCCAAAAGTAACCTCAATTTATCAGTAATGCCCTTCTCTTGGCGTGCTTTGGATAGGAGAAAGTCCTTAACTTCCGTAATGCATTTTTGCTCCTAATCAATGATGAGATGCCAGTCACAAACCAAATTTACAAATCGCCAAAAGATAATGAACTGGAGACATTAACTAAAGAGGGAACTAAGAATTAAGTTATTGTTCTGTTCATGAAAGCTTTTCTATATCCTAGTAGTAGTGCCTCACTTACAAGTCAGCAAACTAGTAAATTTGGATGCAGGCAAGAAAGTTATATATAATAGCAAGGGGACAGAGAGAGATTTTAACCCTCCAAAAGAAAGAGACACATGCAACAACAAAAAAGTGAGTAGGATGTCAAGTATCAACTAAACAAACAGTAAGGGCATCAGATATATAGCTGCAATTGAGATCAAGATAAGAAAAATGAGGCAAATGGATCAAGCAACACAACATATATAGCACAATGTTACCTACCCTATATCTCCACAAATTAAGAGCACTAACAACAGCAAAAAGCCCTTCATCCTCATCATCCTCTATCTTTACAACAGTGCCTACTGTAGTCTGCGCCAAAATTAAATCTACAAATCCACTTAAATCCCATTCCTTATCATCCAGGTATGTTTGCAGCAAGGTCTTCACTCCATGAAAGTCATTGGGTTTAGGATCAAAAAAGGAAAAGTCTGCTTGGACAACTCCCTTAAGCAACAGAGACCATGTTTAATTAATATACTAAATAGATGCAACACTAGAGataaatatttgtataaaaaGATATCTTACTTCAAACTCCTCATCAGAGGACTCATATTCTTTGGCTTTCTCCTTTAACGAGGACTTACCTAAGAAGTAGGTTAGAAATAGGGATTCGCAATACAAAACATCAGCTCACTTACAAATATAAGGCACTTCAAATAATACATTTATATTCTTGATcacaatttatatttcttttttttttaaaggaaaaggAACTCTTACTAGCAGGTGTAGGCTTTTCATCAAATTTGGAGTGTTGGTGTTGCCGTTTGGGCATAGGAGAGGCCATTCGAGCCAGAGCACGAGCAAAAGGggagaatgtaaatggcaaagttCTGGGCTGTTGGGAATGTGTTCTTGGCCTTCTGGGCATTTTGCACTGGAGTAGCTATAACAAATTTAACCGCATAGTCAGACTATTATGTACACATTATATTTAAGACAATCATCATTCAGAAAAGGCAGAACCTGAAAATATATACTTGACAAAGTTCCAAACACACGTAGTGGCAGAAAAGCTTATATCTTATgctatgtgaatttttttttcaataagcaGAAACACTAATAACCTTAAAGCATGCATTTGACAAAAATATAAGCCTTTCTTTTAGACAGTAAGGCCTCTGCTAAATTTGCACCAATCTCAACCTCAATGATCATTAAGAGAGAAATAGGAAAATGTTTAGACCTCTGCAAGAGTAGTGCAGTTTGTAGAGGATGCCCAGTTCTTGGTCTATTCAACTTCAACCACTGTCCTACTTGCAGCTGCAGAGAAAAAGAATACaactaaaaaacaaaaagaagaaaccatCAAGCCACCAACTCAATCCACATGCTAATATATGATTCCAGATCCCTAACAAAGAAACCACCAAGGCACCAACTCAATAAGAGAAGAATACCAAAAACTTAAGAACACGAACGTTAATTCTGataaaacaaaaaaggaaaaaaacattGTCTATATAATCAAATCTGCATATATATACCAAACTATCTGCTTGAGATAGGGTTATGATTCCTTATTTGTTCTTGAGCTGATCATGGAACAAAATacacatttttattgaaaagtttTAGCCATTTATTACTAGATTCTTCTACAAGAAATGAGTTTCATGCTCTCTGCAATTCAGAATAAAATTGTTCAGTCAATTTGTTTTTCCCAtgttctttcaattcaatcatcaTTGCAAAATAATATTTCCTAAATCCgcccctcccccctccccccaaCCCTACTTCCTCAAATCTGTGTTTATATGTAGTAAATGATAGATTAGCATGCATAGATTAAGCAACAAGTCTTAAAAAATACCAAATTTTCATCCTCATCTTTTCTAGTTTCTGATCAATCACTTTAATACTATAGCAGAAATGGTGCACATAAGGTATACATATAAAATGGGGTATATACCATTACTCCACATTTTAGCAAACATAATAATTGCTTTAAAACATTGTTAATGTGGAGGCAACGATCAGCACATGTAATTGATAACAGGCCAGGATCATTACTTGTACTAAGTAGCTAGTGAAATTTTAGCACATAACATAAACATGAGTTGTAGCTGAGAAAAGTTGCAGAGAGAACAGATATCGTTCACATGGAAATTGGAAAGGAATGAACAAGAAAGGaaaccatggaaaggaataaagGCAGAACGAAGCAGAGAGTAGCAGAGAGAAGGAAATCTCGTTACCTTGGAACTCAGAAGTTTGAACGAAGCAGAGAGTTACTGCTGTGCGCGATGGCCGACGGCGGTCACCAGGTCGGCGGAGGCGAAGCTGATGTGGCTTAACCGACTGAGGAGGAGACAGGGAAGAATCGAAGAAAGCTACAGGTTCAACATAATTGCAGCAGCGATGGGTTAGAGACGACGGCAGCAGCGTGGGAGAGGACAGAGGAGTGATGTGTTAGGGTTTAGCCAATTAGCCGTTTAGGAGTGTTTGTTGTTTGGGCTTTGAGAGTATCCCATTTAAATTAGAAATCTTAAATATATTGTGTACATAACAGTCTGACGGTTAAATTTGTTATAGCTACTCCAGTGCAAAATGCTCGTGCTCTGGCTCGAATGGCCTCTCCTTCTATATTCCCAAACGGCAACAACAACAGTCATGAAAAGCCTACACGGCTACACCTGCTAGTaagagctttttttttttttaataaagaaatataaattgtgATCAAGAATGTAAATCTATGTTTTGAAGTGTCTTATATTTGTAAGTGAGCTGATGTTTTGTATTGTGCATCCCTATTTTTAACCCACTTCTTAAGTAAGTCCTCGTTAAAGGAGAAAGCCGAAGAATATGAATCCTCTGAATGCCCTTAGGCATTGGCTTatactaaataatataattagaaaaatttactcacaaaaaaaaaggtaaaactcTCAACAAGAATCCCAAACCGTACAACAAAATGCTCAATGTATACAAATATACGAAAAATACAATTGTAGCCTGACAAACTTCTTACATTAATCAATTTCTGGAATTTCACCTACCACTGCTATACAATGATGACACCTTGTCATGCATTAATCCTCACCCATTCCCTTTCTTAGCAACCATTTAcatgtaagaaagaaaaagaaaaaattgacaatttaagTAGTCAGAAAAAAGAACAAGTGTTAGTAGTAGTTATAGATGCTGGTTGAATGTATATGTGACAATCTTTGTGTTATACTTGGTCATTAGCATTGACACAATCTCAAATGAATCTAAGATGAAAGGGCAAGTTCAGCCCAAGCCAAAGATGATCCCTTGAGATCCACGCTAATTGAAGTGTCAATTCTGCCCTCCAGAATGCTACATAATTCCCGCATTGACGGACGGCCGTTGGGGTCACCATTGATGCATTGAGATACCACCTCACATATTACTTTCAAGTCGTCTTCTCTGTAATGTTTTAACTCTGGATCCACCACACTTGACATCATTTCCGGTATCTCAAGATATTCCCTAGCCTGATAATGATAATTAAAAGCAAATAAAATGAAAAGTTTAGTTTCCTTACAATCTGTTGATACAAATTCAAGAAGTTGAATTGAGCGGTTACTTGAATTTTAAGTAAGCAGATAAAATTAGAGTTTCTTACCCAGTCCACCAAGTACCCTTTGTCCTTGCAATACGGAGGTCGTCCGCTGATTATTTCCAGTAGAAGTACTGCAACGCCGTATATGTTTCCTTTGGTGTCAAGACGACGTGCCTCCACGGAATTTGAAAGAAGGCACATGGAGCCCTGGCTGCCAATGGAACCAGAATTCTTCTCTGATCTTTCAAGAATTGTCTTCCAACTTTCAAAATCGACCAGCTGCGATTTAAGGTTTCAATAAAATGAGAAGGCATGGCAAGTGTAGTGTGTTAAATATAGGATACTCAATTACACTGTCTCAATTGGTGGGTCTGAACATTTAAACCAGtttcaatgcatgcatacctTTGGTGAAAAGTCTTCTGTAAGATATACAGCATTGGAATTCAACTCTGAGATAGTGAATGGTGGTTCAATTTCTGTGTGCAAATACTTGAGTCCACGAGCAATGCCTATAATAACTTTCATACGCCGTGTCCAAGACAATTGGCACCCTTCTTCATCTGCagtcaaaattcctttttaagaAACCAAAACGAATGGGAGAGAAAAAAATCATGTAAGGAGGAAAGAAACTTGACTTACAGCAATGTAGGTGCTCATAGAGTGTCCCATTTGAAGCATAATCAAAAACCAGCATCCTGGTAAAAGGATTGCTCTCTCTACAATAACCTAGCAGTTTTCCTGTATTCTCATGATTCAACCTTGCCAAGTCTGCCACCTGAATGGAATCAATAACAGAAAAATTAAGAACTTGTCTTGATTATTTGTCTGTCAGTTCTTGCACATTTTAGGAACTGCAATGTTCCATTACCTCTCTCTGAAAATAGAGCTCAAGGTAACCCGTCCAATGCTCTTCCTTAATGCAGAGGGAAATTACAGCAATCTCGGGTCCACCTTTCATTGTACCCTTGTAGACCACACTATCTGGTGAAGAACCAATTATGTTGCTGAAGTCTTCGCAGGCCACTTCAAGATCTTGTCTGCTATACTTCGTCACATCTTTCAACACATCAGATTCTGCATATTGATATTGTTGAGTATGTTAAAAGCAATTCTAGAAATATTAGAAGGAAATACACACCGGAGGGTGTAGAAACTGAACCTATATATACTGTCATATGCTCTTTCTCGCTTGAAGATTTTTTCCAAGGAATGATGATAGATGATTTGCTGTTAAACCTCTGATACGCCGTGAAAATAGCAATCAAAAAGAGACAACCAACCATGACTCCCGTCGCTATCTCTAGAGCCAAAAGCCAGGAAGGTTTTGATGCTCTTTGATGCTTCGACACATGTTCAGCAGCTCGATGCTTTAGGTTCATTACTGGATGGCTCTGGGCAGGTGAAGCACCAGCTATGAAATGATAGTTCATAAAAAACATTCAATGAGTAAGGCCAAGAATATATCTAGTAAATAGATAGATAATACGTATGTTGGATTTACAAAGTTCATTCAAATGTTACTTATTATATTCATTCATTCCACTCTTGGAAACAGGTTGgattttgaaaaggaaaataaagggaAGCCAGAAGCCAGTGAAACTTTGAAAGACCCTTTACAATGAATTCAAGCCAGAGCTCATTTCGTCTcctatgtattttttaattttcatgagaTGTTCTAATTCATGCTTTCAACTTTAAGAGTACAAAAAAAATAGTGTCATGCATACCACATTGTACAGAAGTCCGCTGCTTTATGTCTTTAATCTGAAGGCAATTCCCTTGAAAGCTTGATCTGTTTGACAGAATTCATGTAAATGTGGAGGTTGAGTAGAATGGCAAAACATGAAATGAGGATCAAATAAGTACCTTGGAACACGCAAACATTTGGGTAAGCTCCCAACAAAGAAGTTATATGAAAAATCTGCAACTTTTAATTGAGACGTACGACACAAGCCAGTTAAATTCACATTTGAGGCATACCTGAAGAAAATTATAAGAACTGTAAGAGACAGACCACCAGAAACAAATTTTGAAGGTGTAGCTTGTATCTTATATTTAACAGTAAACCAGATAAATTTTCACAGCTgcaataattttcaaaataactCAAAGCCAAAGTTCATTTATGCCTCCCTGCCTATGAATTCTGACCAGACAATACCAACTCAATTCCAATATTTATACTCACATCTCATGCATAGTTGAATCAGAACTTCCACCAGCAGGAACAGGTCCTTGAAGCTTATTCCTATCCAACCGAAGTTCTTGAAGGTATTTCAAATTTCCAAGCTCTGGGGGTAGCCTACCAGTCAACCCATTGGACTGCAGGTTTCTACAAGAATGCGAATAAAGTTTAAGAGACTGTGACAAACTAGTAAGAGTTAAAAGTTCTCTCTATTCAAGAtgttattgattttcttttacattttcaCTGCTTGGGTCAAATTTCCAATTTCTCGAGGAATCGGTCCTGATAACTGATTCAACCCCAAGTCCAACACCTTGAGAGATTTCAACATGCCCAATTCTTTTGGTATTGTGCCAATAAGATTGTTTCCGTGCAAGATTCTACAACCATAAGAACCAGATATTAACACCACAAATTACAGACATCATATTCCAGAACTACAAGTCTAGAAGCACATTGTGCAAGGCACATACAGTTCTTGCAAGTAGGTGATTTGCCCCAATTCTGGTGCAAGAAACCCTCTTAAGGCTGACCCTGATATGTTTCTGCAAAGAATTATCCCAAACTATAGAATAAGGAATGTGCTAGCTAGAATACAACTCATCAACAGCAACATAACAATTTGCACTCCGAATAAATGTAGTTAAGGGATCTGTGGAATCTTACAGCTTGATGACATGATCTCGAGGTCCATTGCACAAAACACCATTCCACTCACAAGGATCCGAAACCAGGGTATTCCAATTGGACAAAACAAGATGTGGATCATCAAAGATAGCTTCTCTGAAGGTTTGAAGCGCCGAAACTACATAGAAATAAACTCCCCGGTTAGAGGCCGAAAAAAGCAATGCAAATGCTTAGTTACCATGAATGCTGAATACCATAGCTCAATTGGGAAGCCATAACAAAAATACAGTGAGAATTTGAGAATGGAAAACAGTTGCTGGATCTCAAACCTTCAAAGTATACAgaagaaacagaaacagaaaatgcTGCTACTTAATGGCACTATAgcctataggcaagttccaacgAAAAGAACAAAAAAGCACATCATAATAACTATTTTTGGTACTGTCTTTATGTTTTCCCATCATCCAAACAGAGGGTAACTGAATTGATGCAACGAGATCTGAGAGAGAAAAGCGAATACATAACCACCATAAACTTAACAAGTACCTTCATTTTTTGCCACCGTATCAGAAGCTACAAAAGACAGCGTGGAAATCAAACCCAGAAACAACAATGAAGTGTATAGCTTCATGTTCTCCCACAAAGTCTTGTACAATTTTCTATTCCTTCCTCCTTCAGCCACTTCTCTCTAA
This genomic window contains:
- the LOC112790923 gene encoding protein BCCIP homolog, which codes for MPRRPRTHSQQPRTLPFTFSPFARALARMASPMPKRQHQHSKFDEKPTPASKSSLKEKAKEYESSDEEFEGVVQADFSFFDPKPNDFHGVKTLLQTYLDDKEWDLSGFVDLILAQTTVGTVVKIEDDEDEGLFAVVSALNLWRYREQKCITEVKDFLLSKARQEKGITDKLRLLLEEQARDIGLLVSQRVLNLPPQLLPHLYEALFDEVSWATEDEPTEDLRKSFQFKHYIILSKIYEHKNIVKKRKPSSDDDEAIIYVKPEDEIFHKLCSWSFCFPLRAQQLAPPELKNYRPMGLVMAVEAGKIPAFRQELGSLISET
- the LOC112790922 gene encoding probable LRR receptor-like serine/threonine-protein kinase At1g63430 isoform X1, coding for MKLYTSLLFLGLISTLSFVASDTVAKNEVSALQTFREAIFDDPHLVLSNWNTLVSDPCEWNGVLCNGPRDHVIKLNISGSALRGFLAPELGQITYLQELILHGNNLIGTIPKELGMLKSLKVLDLGLNQLSGPIPREIGNLTQAVKINLQSNGLTGRLPPELGNLKYLQELRLDRNKLQGPVPAGGSSDSTMHEMYASNVNLTGLCRTSQLKVADFSYNFFVGSLPKCLRVPRSSFQGNCLQIKDIKQRTSVQCAGASPAQSHPVMNLKHRAAEHVSKHQRASKPSWLLALEIATGVMVGCLFLIAIFTAYQRFNSKSSIIIPWKKSSSEKEHMTVYIESDVLKDVTKYSRQDLEVACEDFSNIIGSSPDSVVYKGTMKGGPEIAVISLCIKEEHWTGYLELYFQREVADLARLNHENTGKLLGYCRESNPFTRMLVFDYASNGTLYEHLHCYEEGCQLSWTRRMKVIIGIARGLKYLHTEIEPPFTISELNSNAVYLTEDFSPKLVDFESWKTILERSEKNSGSIGSQGSMCLLSNSVEARRLDTKGNIYGVAVLLLEIISGRPPYCKDKGYLVDWAREYLEIPEMMSSVVDPELKHYREDDLKVICEVVSQCINGDPNGRPSMRELCSILEGRIDTSISVDLKGSSLAWAELALSS
- the LOC112790922 gene encoding probable LRR receptor-like serine/threonine-protein kinase At1g63430 isoform X2, coding for MKLYTSLLFLGLISTLSFVASDTVAKNEVSALQTFREAIFDDPHLVLSNWNTLVSDPCEWNGVLCNGPRDHVIKLNISGSALRGFLAPELGQITYLQELILHGNNLIGTIPKELGMLKSLKVLDLGLNQLSGPIPREIGNLTQAVKINLQSNGLTGRLPPELGNLKYLQELRLDRNKLQGPVPAGGSSDSTMHEISSFQGNCLQIKDIKQRTSVQCAGASPAQSHPVMNLKHRAAEHVSKHQRASKPSWLLALEIATGVMVGCLFLIAIFTAYQRFNSKSSIIIPWKKSSSEKEHMTVYIESDVLKDVTKYSRQDLEVACEDFSNIIGSSPDSVVYKGTMKGGPEIAVISLCIKEEHWTGYLELYFQREVADLARLNHENTGKLLGYCRESNPFTRMLVFDYASNGTLYEHLHCYEEGCQLSWTRRMKVIIGIARGLKYLHTEIEPPFTISELNSNAVYLTEDFSPKLVDFESWKTILERSEKNSGSIGSQGSMCLLSNSVEARRLDTKGNIYGVAVLLLEIISGRPPYCKDKGYLVDWAREYLEIPEMMSSVVDPELKHYREDDLKVICEVVSQCINGDPNGRPSMRELCSILEGRIDTSISVDLKGSSLAWAELALSS